The region TCCCCTCCTGCCCTATACCTACGCAGGGGGGAAGCAATTTATGTTAAGCAAACGGTATGCAACAAGCGCATACTAAATTAAATGTTAACATACCTGCAAAAAAAGCAAGAACATATTTTTTGACATTTGTTTCACCTTTGTCGTTTTTGCTCCTCGTCATATCCTCCAAAAGTAGAAATTCTCTAGCACCACGATTACTTAGCTAACTCCTCCGCCCTCTTTACACACGCCGTCAATCCGTCATTTAACGCATCGTAGAACCTATTGCCGCGCAATGTCTGTAACATTTCAAATGTCGTGCCGCCTTTGGAGGTGACGACATTGGTTAGCGCGTCAGGCGAACTGTCACCTTGCAAGAGCATTCTTGCCGAGCCTTCCATTGTCTTGGCCGCAAGCAGCAATGCATCTTTCTCATCAATGCCATGCGTTGCGCCAAATTGCGCAATGGCCTGTGCCAATTGGTAAAACAGCGCTGGCGTCGAGCCATTGACAGCAATAACCGCATCCATCTGCGCTTCCGGCAATTCGACGTACATACCCGAAGCGTCCAAAATCTCACGCAAAAAATCGACATAAGCCATCGGCACATTGTCTTTCGGTATTGCCAGCGCACACGCACCGCAACCGATTTGCATCGGCGTGTTAGGCATGACGCGCATAACACTCGCCGTCGGATGCAACTGCACTGCGATAGATGCCGTTGTGATGCCGGCCGCAAAGGAAACAAAGCATTTTTCGGCTGAGCAATCTGTCAACGATTGCAATACACCTATCAAGTATTGCGGCTTGATAAGTAAAAATATTATGTCACTCTCCGCCACCACTTGCGCATTACTTTGACAGTATACATAATCCATTTTTTGACAGTATGCCGCAGCCTCGCTCGACGGATCATGCACAAACAAGTCGGCCTTGCCA is a window of Oscillospiraceae bacterium DNA encoding:
- the proC gene encoding pyrroline-5-carboxylate reductase, translated to MRIGFVGMGNMARPIVATVARHRLIGKADLFVHDPSSEAAAYCQKMDYVYCQSNAQVVAESDIIFLLIKPQYLIGVLQSLTDCSAEKCFVSFAAGITTASIAVQLHPTASVMRVMPNTPMQIGCGACALAIPKDNVPMAYVDFLREILDASGMYVELPEAQMDAVIAVNGSTPALFYQLAQAIAQFGATHGIDEKDALLLAAKTMEGSARMLLQGDSSPDALTNVVTSKGGTTFEMLQTLRGNRFYDALNDGLTACVKRAEELAK